GCGGTGAGGTGGCGTTGAATGACCTGGTGGAGCAGCTCTCGGCACTCATTGAGCAGCCGGGACAGCACGTTGCGGTCAAAGGTGTATTCCACTTGCTGGAAGCTGACCGCCGTCATGGCAAGCTGATGAACCTTCTTCTTAAATTTCTCCATCAGGGCCAGCTCGTCTTGATTAAACTGGTTGTTCCTGTAGAGGATGGCCAGCTTGATGACGGTTTTGATGAGGTTTTTGATGATTTTCTCGGCCTCCTTCTTGTTCTGGGTATATTCCTTGGTCACTCTGTACAGCTCATCCAGCACTTCGCTGCTTGTGTCGTCGATTAAGGTGGTGGCGATCGATTTGGACACCATCTTACCCAAGATCTTCTTCTGTGCCTGGACGGCCAGGTTTTTGGAATTAAAGACATCTGTGGCCACTGAAAACacacaggggtggggtggggcaagaGTTAAAGAACAGTCAATATCAGCAACGGCAAAACCAGATTATTGGGGAAGTTCTCTCCCCCCTCCAACCCCCCGCTGTATGGCGTATGGCTTGCCTCCCACTTACTAGCACTAGTTCCTCAGAGAAGAACTCTTTGTCACTAATTATTTTGATAAATGACATTGTTCTCTTTACATTTTACAGCTTGAGGAGAGAGCCATACAGTTTGAGTGCAGGAAATGTGCTTCGTAAACCATGCGCTCTGGGAAGCCAAGAGTTTTACTTTGGGATTATCAGACTTTCAGATTTAAGAGGTTTAATGGCAtacctggagccagagagagtatAACAgtcagggaatttgccttgcacatggtgtaTGGTctctcctgaatgcagaaccccAAGACAGAATAGAGAGATGAAATATTCTGAAACAGTCAGGGCTGCTCCCAGCTCAGAGCCATTTCTTGTGCAAAATTCCCTCCCATTTTGTGCCTATAGGCCTTGGAGAGCTGTTTCCCTCCAACACtgctttctccctttccttctgctCATACCTCATAGCTGGGTTCTCAGGGTCATttaaccttggggccagagtagtagcttTTCTCTCTGTGTAGCCCTACACCTAAATGTTGAAAAACAGAGTGATTCAGTAATGGAAAAGAAAGGCctgagaaaaaagacaaatgaaaggGAATCATTCAGGGCATCACTAGTACAAAAGTATTTCTAGTTTGGATGGCTAGTGGCCTAAGAAAGCAAAACAGGACTGGAGAGAGTGCAGGGATTACGCCTGGCAGTGTCATCTAGGGtgttatggatcactcctgggtgggctgtgtgcatggcaagtaccCAGGATTGATCAATAACACCCTCgatgaaactgccaggagtaatccctgagtgcagagccaggatagtaaattctgagcattgctgggtgtggctcaaaaaccataaagaaaaagaaagcgaAAAAGGCAGCTGCTCCCAAATTCAAAATCGAgggcctgtcaggaatgatccatcAAAGTGGAGCCACTAACTCAGATTTGGAACTGGAACATAGAAGTGACAACTTAACACAAAACTTCAGACAAAGTAGCTGCTGCTCTTGGTAGGTGCAAATTGGCTGACTCCTAATGAATGACCAGAATGGAAACCTCACATGTTTAGGGACACACACTGAAAGTCATTTAGTTTATCACCTTGAAAATCTTGCTTCACTTAAAAAATGGTATCTGAAAattgagagagaagtagaatgcctgtctcgaatacaggcagggggtgggggagagagatggggacactggtgatgggaatgttgcactggtgaaggggggtgttctttttgtgaccaaaacccaacatcaatcatatttctaatcacggtgtttaaataaaaatattattaaaaatagtgtcTGGACAAATATTGATAATTAAATTTCTGAAACCTGAACTGAAAAACTGcataaaaggaagtaaaatgtattttgagaaaaaaaagaaagtgaaaaatcatTTGTGCAAACAGCTTTGTGCAGTGGGTTCCAAATCTCTCTGAG
The Suncus etruscus isolate mSunEtr1 chromosome 4, mSunEtr1.pri.cur, whole genome shotgun sequence genome window above contains:
- the TNFAIP8 gene encoding tumor necrosis factor alpha-induced protein 8, translated to MVSKSIATTLIDDTSSEVLDELYRVTKEYTQNKKEAEKIIKNLIKTVIKLAILYRNNQFNQDELALMEKFKKKVHQLAMTAVSFQQVEYTFDRNVLSRLLNECRELLHQVIQRHLTAKSHGRVNNVFDHFSDCDFLAALYNPFGNFKPHLQKLCDGINKMLDEENI